The following coding sequences lie in one Arachis hypogaea cultivar Tifrunner chromosome 9, arahy.Tifrunner.gnm2.J5K5, whole genome shotgun sequence genomic window:
- the LOC112712188 gene encoding NADH dehydrogenase [ubiquinone] 1 beta subcomplex subunit 7, protein MEVPGSSKKMIATQEEMVEAKVPLAYRDQCAHLLIPLNKCRQAELYLPWKCENERHSYEKCQYELLMERMLQMQKIKERASLNHSQSKGAAFPVIPKTANA, encoded by the coding sequence ATGGAGGTTCCCGGTTCATCGAAGAAGATGATAGCGACGCAGGAGGAGATGGTGGAAGCCAAGGTTCCCCTTGCATACAGGGACCAGTGTGCGCACCTCCTCATCCCTCTCAACAAGTGCCGCCAGGCCGAGCTCTACCTTCCATGGAAGTGCGAGAACGAGCGTCACTCCTACGAGAAGTGTCAGTACGAGCTCCTCATGGAGCGCATGCTTCAGATGCAGAAGATCAAGGAACGAGCCTCCCTTAATCACTCCCAATCCAAGGGCGCCGCCTTTCCCGTCATCCCTAAAACCGCCAATGCCTGA
- the LOC112713099 gene encoding B3 domain-containing transcription factor VRN1-like: MSSSSQWRGKAIIPIHFSAIIFNKTDLQTLKISSKFTRTYGGGLLNPMFLKPPDGTKWEVNWTRKNDDEVWFQKGWNKFTENYSLDHGHLILFTYHGNSQLDVHIFDKSASEILYPGLKLNTTPTTTACDDEKNIKLDLMHNDDDSIEILKPCKHKRSMLVLVPQPCNKRMKDEKKKVAERRSSCSSLNWPKQERAQEVAMNFVSDNPFFTMFITHIHLTQYKAGVPNMKEYTDEDEKDVELKIGEKSWKVKLRRGSNSSNCRYLGGGWSLFADESELLPGDVCVFELINIHPLQFRVHIFKKQQS; encoded by the exons atgtcttcttcttctcaGTGGCGTGGCAAGGCTATAATCCCTATCCACTTCTCAGCTATTATCTTCAATAAAACTGATCTTCAGACTCTG AAAATATCAAGTAAATTTACAAGGACATATGGAGGTGGTTTGTTGAATCCAATGTTTTTGAAGCCTCCAGATGGCACCAAATGGGAAGTGAATTGGACTAGAAAAAATGATGATGAGGTTTGGTTCCAAAAGGGTTGGAACAAATTCACTGAAAACTACTCCTTAGATCATGGCCACTTGATTCTTTTCACCTATCATGGAAATTCACAACTTGATGTTCACATCTTTGACAAATCTGCCTCTGAAATACTCTATCCGGGGTTAAAGTTAAACACTACTCCTACTACTACTGCTTGTGATGATGAAAAGAACATCAAACTTGATCTCATGCACAATGATGATGACTCCATTGAGATTTTGAAGCCTTGTAAACACAAACGCAGCATGCTAGTGTTGGTTCCTCAACCTTGTAATAAAAGAATGAaag ATGAGAAGAAGAAGGTTGCTGAAAGAAGATCAAGTTGTTCATCATTGAATTGGCCAAAGCAAGAAAGAGCACAGGAAGTAGCTATGAACTTCGTGTCTGATAATCCTTTCTTCACAATGTTCATAACCCATATCCATCTAACACAATACAAAGCG ggCGTGCCAAACATGAAAGAGTATACTGATGAGGATGAGAAGGATGTGGAGCTGAAAATTGGGGAGAAATCGTGGAAAGTCAAACTGAGGCGTGGTAGCAACTCTTCAAATTGTCGGTACTTGGGTGGTGGATGGTCCTTGTTTGCAGATGAGAGTGAATTGCTTCCTGGAGATGTTTGTGTCTTTGAGCTCATCAACATTCATCCTTTGCAGTTTAgggttcatattttcaaaaagCAGCAGAGTTAG